One segment of Candidatus Dadabacteria bacterium DNA contains the following:
- the uppS gene encoding di-trans,poly-cis-decaprenylcistransferase → MQKNRNISTPGPIPRHVVIIMDGNGRWAKRKNLDRMIGHREGIKSARSVVRAAREIGIEYLTLYAFSAQNWKRPGEEVFALMDLLRQYLSNEGEKLLAQNTRLNAIGNLSNLPKDIRELLGRVMKMTEKCDSLTITLALSYGGREEIINAVNSIIEEGKKKPISEKDFQEYLYTSGLPEPDLLIRTGGEMRLSNFLLWQLAYAEIYVTKTLWPNFRRRHLLKAIANYRNRERRFGLTGEQIREKGR, encoded by the coding sequence ATGCAGAAAAACCGTAACATTTCCACACCGGGTCCTATCCCCAGACACGTTGTCATAATAATGGACGGCAACGGAAGATGGGCGAAGCGAAAGAATCTCGACAGGATGATCGGTCACAGGGAAGGAATAAAATCTGCAAGATCGGTGGTCCGTGCCGCGCGGGAGATCGGGATAGAATATTTAACTCTTTACGCATTCTCCGCCCAGAACTGGAAGAGGCCGGGGGAAGAGGTTTTCGCCCTAATGGATCTTTTAAGGCAGTACCTCTCAAATGAAGGCGAGAAGCTGCTTGCGCAGAACACCAGGCTAAATGCGATCGGGAATCTCTCGAACCTTCCCAAAGACATACGTGAGCTTCTCGGGCGCGTGATGAAAATGACGGAGAAATGCGACTCCCTGACGATAACCCTGGCTCTTAGCTACGGGGGCAGGGAGGAGATAATCAACGCCGTGAACAGCATAATCGAGGAGGGAAAGAAAAAACCGATTTCCGAGAAAGACTTTCAGGAATATCTCTATACCTCCGGCCTGCCTGAACCGGATCTGCTCATAAGAACCGGGGGAGAAATGCGACTTTCGAACTTTCTGCTGTGGCAACTGGCCTATGCCGAAATATACGTCACGAAGACACTCTGGCCGAATTTCAGAAGAAGGCATCTGCTAAAGGCCATCGCCAATTACCGTAACAGGGAAAGAAGGTTCGGACTGACAGGAGAGCAGATACGGGAGAAAGGGCGCTAG
- a CDS encoding 1-deoxy-D-xylulose-5-phosphate reductoisomerase, producing MKKISILGSTGSIGSQTLEIVRRFPERFEVTGLCAGKNIDLLAEQITEFAPKIVSVTRKDDSERLREIAGPKTQIYYGDEGNIAVATEGDCDLVISSMVGFPGLLPTLSAIRAGRNVGIANKESLVVAGGLLISEAKNQDVTLLPVDSEHSAVFQTLLEKDREFLKRIIITASGGPFRKTPKKDLEKVTVADALCHPTWKMGEKITIDSATLMNKGFEIIEARWFFDMPAEKISIWVHPQSIVHSILEYVDGSFITHLSASDMKIPIAQALSYPERLDLGCPDASPDDLSDITFEKLDTDKFEAPAIAIECLRMGGTYPTVLNAANEVAVTAFLDETIKFTDIIPIVRETLERHDKLDSGCLDNILEADRWSRSTAGSIMESLLS from the coding sequence TTGAAAAAAATCTCCATACTCGGATCAACCGGCTCGATCGGGTCGCAGACCCTTGAAATAGTACGAAGATTTCCCGAAAGATTCGAGGTAACGGGCCTTTGTGCGGGAAAAAACATTGATCTTCTTGCAGAACAGATAACAGAATTCGCCCCGAAGATCGTATCGGTTACCCGAAAGGACGACTCGGAACGACTCAGGGAAATCGCCGGTCCGAAAACACAGATATATTACGGAGACGAGGGAAATATCGCAGTTGCTACGGAAGGCGATTGCGATCTGGTTATATCCTCCATGGTAGGTTTCCCAGGGCTTCTGCCTACACTGTCTGCAATACGGGCCGGAAGAAACGTTGGGATAGCAAACAAAGAATCTCTTGTGGTCGCAGGAGGACTTCTTATTTCCGAGGCAAAAAACCAGGACGTTACCCTCCTCCCCGTGGACAGCGAGCATAGCGCCGTTTTCCAGACGCTTCTTGAAAAGGACCGCGAATTTCTTAAACGGATCATTATAACGGCATCGGGTGGGCCGTTTCGCAAAACCCCGAAAAAAGACCTGGAAAAGGTTACGGTCGCCGACGCCCTCTGCCACCCCACATGGAAAATGGGAGAGAAAATAACCATAGATTCGGCGACGCTGATGAACAAGGGGTTTGAAATTATAGAGGCGAGGTGGTTTTTTGACATGCCCGCCGAAAAAATATCAATTTGGGTACACCCCCAGAGCATCGTGCATTCAATCCTTGAATATGTTGACGGCTCGTTCATAACCCATCTTTCCGCCTCCGACATGAAAATACCGATAGCCCAAGCACTCTCCTATCCCGAAAGACTCGATCTAGGGTGCCCCGACGCCTCGCCGGACGACCTCTCGGACATCACGTTTGAGAAGCTGGACACAGATAAATTCGAGGCTCCCGCGATCGCAATTGAATGTCTCAGAATGGGCGGCACCTATCCAACCGTGCTAAACGCCGCGAACGAAGTGGCAGTAACGGCATTTCTTGACGAGACAATAAAATTCACCGATATAATCCCGATAGTCAGGGAAACTCTCGAGCGTCACGACAAACTTGACTCGGGATGTCTTGACAATATATTAGAGGCGGACAGGTGGTCTAGGAGCACCGCCGGTTCTATAATGGAGAGCCTTCTTTCTTAG
- the dnaG gene encoding DNA primase, translated as MKNSSFTSAIADIKAKLSIVDVIQGFVSLKKSGKNHIGLCPFHDDNNPSMHVNDEKGFFHCFSCGAGGDVFGFLMRYSNIGFREALKELAQKAGVRLPAPRPRTRSEKKKEATSARFFEINSLVCSFYSKNLRSSAKNSAWAREYLESRGISSEIIEEFKLGFAPDRWDAAVKFASKNNIGVKELEELGLVVARESGSGHYDRFRNRIIFPINEITGRICGFGGRTLSEDESKQPKYMNSPESPVFDKRSVLYGLYHSKSEIGRKRKAVLVEGYMDFIKLYANGIRNVVATLGTAFTNEHARFLRRFCEEVVIVYDGDTAGIRSAVRAGEILLEQGISSSICRIPDGLDPDDYLEEHGPESLAELIAAAVDVSDFIIDDTFARYREKKMSSGESIKFLVDLVSKIKDPVRRAEAVSKATGLFGIRESEFLSLVKTSNPGRNRGSLAPTTLIPEKSIHEREIVRILLKFPHLMSAEKIENIGRDFENGDLKVILKRVGEGEFTEVSSLMSSFEKIEMQQLLSELIFSSDDLIDDTTSEKILNDCVKELELRNIAFKRNEVIERIRKQRDSSDKTLERKLVEQYRDLVSMEKTIRGTAS; from the coding sequence ATGAAGAACTCTTCTTTCACATCAGCGATAGCGGATATAAAGGCAAAGCTCAGCATAGTAGACGTCATACAGGGCTTTGTTTCCCTTAAAAAATCTGGAAAGAACCATATCGGGCTCTGCCCGTTCCACGACGACAACAACCCTTCCATGCACGTAAATGATGAGAAGGGTTTTTTCCATTGCTTCAGCTGCGGAGCCGGAGGAGATGTATTTGGCTTCCTGATGAGATACAGCAATATAGGTTTCCGCGAAGCCTTAAAGGAACTTGCGCAGAAAGCCGGAGTCAGGCTCCCGGCTCCGCGTCCGCGCACCAGAAGTGAGAAGAAAAAAGAGGCCACTTCGGCCAGGTTTTTTGAGATAAATTCTCTTGTCTGTTCGTTTTACAGCAAGAACCTCCGCAGTTCAGCAAAAAACTCCGCGTGGGCTAGAGAGTACCTAGAATCAAGGGGAATCAGCTCGGAGATAATCGAGGAATTCAAGCTCGGTTTTGCCCCCGACAGATGGGATGCCGCTGTGAAATTCGCTTCAAAAAACAATATCGGTGTCAAGGAACTCGAAGAGCTTGGTCTTGTTGTTGCGAGGGAGAGCGGAAGCGGTCACTACGATCGGTTCCGAAACAGAATTATTTTCCCCATAAACGAGATAACAGGACGAATTTGCGGTTTTGGCGGCAGAACTCTGAGCGAAGACGAATCCAAACAGCCGAAATACATGAATTCCCCTGAATCCCCTGTTTTCGACAAAAGGAGCGTTCTCTACGGACTCTACCACTCGAAAAGTGAAATCGGAAGAAAACGGAAAGCCGTTTTGGTTGAAGGCTACATGGATTTCATAAAGCTCTACGCAAATGGAATACGCAACGTGGTTGCCACCTTGGGAACGGCCTTTACGAATGAGCACGCCAGATTTCTGCGACGTTTCTGCGAGGAGGTGGTGATTGTCTACGACGGTGATACCGCTGGGATACGTTCCGCCGTCCGGGCCGGAGAGATTCTTCTTGAGCAGGGGATTTCTTCAAGTATTTGCCGTATTCCCGATGGCCTCGACCCCGATGATTATCTGGAGGAGCATGGGCCTGAGAGCCTCGCCGAGCTGATCGCGGCCGCCGTTGATGTCTCGGATTTTATTATTGACGACACTTTTGCAAGGTACAGGGAAAAGAAAATGTCTTCCGGAGAGTCGATAAAATTTCTTGTGGACTTGGTTTCAAAAATAAAAGACCCGGTCCGAAGAGCTGAAGCTGTTTCCAAGGCAACGGGGCTTTTCGGGATAAGGGAGTCTGAGTTTCTCTCTCTGGTAAAAACCTCGAATCCGGGAAGAAACCGCGGGTCGCTTGCACCGACGACCTTGATTCCGGAAAAAAGCATTCATGAGAGAGAAATTGTGAGGATACTGCTTAAATTCCCCCACCTGATGAGCGCCGAAAAGATTGAGAATATTGGTAGGGATTTTGAAAATGGCGATTTAAAGGTTATTCTCAAGCGTGTGGGTGAAGGGGAGTTTACCGAAGTTTCCTCCCTGATGAGTTCTTTTGAGAAAATCGAGATGCAGCAACTGCTGAGCGAGTTAATTTTTTCTTCGGATGATTTGATAGACGACACGACTTCGGAGAAAATACTAAACGATTGCGTGAAGGAGCTTGAACTGAGAAATATAGCTTTTAAGCGTAATGAAGTAATAGAAAGAATCCGCAAGCAGCGTGATTCTTCTGATAAAACCCTTGAAAGAAAACTTGTTGAGCAATACAGGGATCTGGTGAGTATGGAAAAGACCATAAGAGGAACTGCAAGTTGA
- the aroF gene encoding 3-deoxy-7-phosphoheptulonate synthase encodes MIVVMKQKATKEDIDKVKSVIKELGYSPHPIEGILRTVIGVVGDDRGKPHDLDVLKQLQGVEKVVPVLQPYKLTSREVNDETSVFNVEGVTVGDRNIPIIAGPCSVESEEQIMTIAASIKDSGASMLRGGAFKPRTSPYSFQGLGKEGLELLIKAKEVTGLPIVTEIMSPDDLELVEEYADVLQIGARNSQNYSLLRHVGKSKKAVLLKRGMSTTINEFLMCAEYILSEGNSNVMLCERGIRTFETATRNTFDLNAIPVLKEKTHLPVFADPSHGTGYWQYVIPVTLASIAAGADGVIVEVHNNPETAVSDGAQSLKPKTFKNLMEKAAPVAEAIGRSI; translated from the coding sequence ATGATAGTAGTAATGAAGCAAAAGGCGACCAAGGAAGATATAGACAAGGTCAAATCCGTTATAAAGGAACTTGGCTATTCGCCGCATCCGATCGAGGGAATTCTCAGGACTGTCATCGGAGTGGTCGGAGACGATAGAGGAAAGCCACATGACCTCGACGTTCTCAAACAGCTACAGGGAGTCGAAAAGGTCGTTCCTGTGCTTCAGCCCTACAAGCTAACAAGCAGGGAAGTGAACGATGAAACCTCCGTTTTCAATGTGGAAGGCGTTACAGTAGGGGACAGGAATATCCCAATAATCGCAGGACCGTGCTCGGTTGAAAGCGAAGAACAGATAATGACAATTGCAGCTTCCATAAAAGATTCAGGGGCGTCAATGCTCAGAGGCGGCGCGTTTAAGCCCAGAACTTCTCCCTATTCTTTCCAGGGTCTTGGAAAAGAGGGACTGGAACTTCTCATCAAGGCAAAAGAAGTGACCGGACTGCCCATAGTAACCGAAATAATGAGCCCGGATGATCTTGAACTGGTCGAGGAATACGCGGATGTGCTTCAAATCGGAGCGAGAAATTCCCAAAACTACTCGCTTTTAAGACATGTCGGCAAATCAAAGAAGGCCGTCCTGCTAAAACGGGGGATGTCAACAACCATAAACGAATTCCTCATGTGCGCAGAGTATATACTGTCGGAGGGCAACAGTAACGTAATGCTCTGCGAACGCGGGATAAGGACCTTTGAGACTGCGACCAGAAATACTTTTGACCTGAACGCTATCCCGGTACTCAAGGAAAAGACCCACCTGCCTGTTTTCGCCGACCCTAGCCATGGAACCGGCTACTGGCAGTACGTAATTCCAGTAACCTTAGCCTCAATAGCCGCCGGAGCGGACGGAGTAATTGTCGAGGTTCATAACAACCCGGAGACCGCCGTTAGTGACGGAGCTCAGTCGCTTAAACCGAAAACATTCAAAAACCTGATGGAAAAAGCTGCCCCCGTTGCCGAAGCCATTGGAAGAAGCATTTAG
- a CDS encoding S41 family peptidase — translation MTKFRFFFIVYALIPASLFSTPLLAKEDTYRGLSDFAKALNLIEKNYVEEVSSEQLTQSAIRGMFDSLDPYSVYLSSEGLRNLEIGTMGEFEGIGIEITVRDGFLTVISPIEGSPAQEAGVKSGDVIISIDGESTEKTNIVDALDRIRGREGTKVDIVVRRDGTEETHKFTITRRIVKLRSVESRLIEKDIGYIKLSQFHRDSADEFLSSYKGLEEENGAKLGGLVLDLRNNPGGLLEQALALSDMFLDKGLILNVKGRSELTSKEYFAREGMDIPTNHVAVIVNRGSASASEVLAGALKDSGRAKIVGTRTFGKGSVQSVIELSGETGVKITTARLFTPKGVLIDDKGIEPDIFVESGDKDAPSDPQLARALETVKHM, via the coding sequence ATGACAAAGTTCCGCTTTTTTTTCATAGTATACGCGTTAATTCCGGCTTCTCTTTTTTCAACCCCACTTCTCGCAAAAGAAGATACGTACAGAGGCCTTTCCGACTTTGCAAAGGCCCTGAACCTTATAGAGAAAAACTATGTGGAAGAGGTTTCCTCCGAGCAACTGACCCAAAGCGCCATAAGAGGCATGTTCGATTCCCTTGATCCCTACTCGGTTTACCTTTCATCCGAGGGCTTGAGGAACCTTGAGATAGGAACTATGGGGGAATTTGAGGGCATAGGAATCGAGATTACGGTGCGCGACGGGTTTTTGACCGTGATATCTCCGATTGAAGGAAGTCCTGCGCAGGAAGCCGGCGTGAAATCGGGAGACGTGATCATCTCTATAGATGGAGAAAGTACCGAGAAGACCAACATAGTTGACGCTCTGGACCGCATAAGGGGCAGAGAAGGAACTAAAGTTGATATCGTTGTCAGAAGAGATGGAACCGAGGAAACCCATAAGTTCACCATCACAAGACGGATAGTGAAACTTAGGAGTGTCGAGTCCAGGTTGATCGAAAAAGATATAGGTTATATAAAGCTATCGCAGTTCCACAGGGATTCTGCGGATGAGTTTCTCAGTTCTTACAAGGGGCTTGAGGAGGAAAACGGTGCGAAGCTCGGAGGACTTGTGCTTGACCTCAGGAACAACCCCGGAGGATTGCTTGAACAGGCGCTTGCGCTTAGCGACATGTTTCTGGATAAAGGGCTTATCCTGAACGTGAAGGGAAGGTCTGAACTGACTTCGAAGGAGTATTTCGCCAGGGAGGGCATGGATATACCGACCAATCACGTTGCCGTAATCGTAAACCGGGGGAGTGCGAGTGCTTCCGAAGTTCTTGCCGGAGCACTTAAAGACAGCGGCAGGGCTAAGATAGTCGGTACGAGAACATTCGGCAAGGGTTCAGTTCAGTCCGTAATAGAACTTTCGGGGGAAACGGGAGTGAAGATAACCACGGCGAGGCTTTTCACCCCCAAGGGGGTTCTGATAGATGACAAGGGCATAGAACCTGATATTTTTGTTGAAAGCGGCGACAAGGATGCCCCCTCGGACCCGCAGCTTGCAAGGGCGTTGGAAACTGTAAAGCACATGTGA
- the trmB gene encoding tRNA (guanosine(46)-N7)-methyltransferase TrmB, giving the protein MKLTDPAMDISLFSLPIGKKDIFCDEKPLILEIGFGEGEFLINAAQCDPSRNYLGIEIKRGRFRKAVRAAEELSLENLKFLHIEAEIALRQVFRERMFDLVLVNFPDPWPKKKHSKHRMFNREFISCLAKVLTRSGRTVIKTDQLSYIEQIVSEFKRSRLFRPVHPPPGFVEARRGETETKFEKHFREASQDIFSAVFLNLP; this is encoded by the coding sequence ATGAAGCTAACCGACCCTGCGATGGACATCTCTTTGTTTTCGCTTCCCATCGGCAAAAAAGACATCTTCTGCGACGAAAAACCCCTAATACTTGAGATCGGCTTTGGAGAAGGAGAATTTCTCATAAACGCAGCGCAATGCGACCCAAGCAGAAACTACCTTGGTATCGAGATCAAGAGAGGAAGATTCCGAAAAGCGGTGCGTGCTGCGGAAGAGCTCTCCCTGGAAAACTTAAAATTCCTCCACATTGAAGCTGAGATCGCACTCAGACAGGTCTTCAGAGAAAGAATGTTTGATCTTGTCTTGGTGAACTTCCCCGACCCCTGGCCGAAGAAAAAACATTCAAAACACAGAATGTTCAACCGGGAATTTATAAGCTGCCTGGCAAAAGTGCTTACGAGAAGCGGGAGGACCGTAATAAAGACCGATCAGTTGAGCTACATTGAGCAGATAGTGTCCGAATTCAAAAGAAGTCGCTTGTTCCGTCCCGTGCACCCTCCACCCGGTTTCGTCGAGGCTCGAAGAGGAGAAACAGAAACGAAATTCGAAAAACATTTCAGGGAAGCTTCGCAAGATATATTCAGCGCCGTTTTTCTAAATCTTCCCTAG
- a CDS encoding 30S ribosomal protein S21, whose amino-acid sequence MPGITVGSSESIDSALKRFKKQVEKGGVLSEVRKREYYEKPSEKKKKKLFAAKKRSSSRKRR is encoded by the coding sequence TTGCCAGGAATAACAGTAGGTAGCAGCGAAAGCATTGACAGCGCTTTAAAAAGGTTTAAGAAACAGGTTGAAAAGGGTGGGGTTCTTTCTGAAGTAAGGAAGAGAGAATACTACGAAAAACCGAGCGAAAAGAAAAAAAAGAAGCTGTTTGCCGCCAAAAAACGCAGTTCAAGCAGGAAAAGAAGATAA
- a CDS encoding divergent polysaccharide deacetylase family protein gives MSQKKRTRKRQSTAKTGDKKRTARLTHAVLALVFFFAFSIFGLKYIERFFDGWSHREATPTATDKIAEKEPRRPGVVLIIDDLGYDKESIDRILRIKQPLNLAVLPHLSHSLYVARAAYRGGKDVILHLPMEPKYASGYTADDAGEGVLLLGFSMDQMREELRRNIMAVPNIVGVNNHMGSKFMENEEPVKTIMRELKARGLYFVDSLTTPNSRGYSVARRLGVKVLKRDVFIDQSERGKEYTMQQLDRLVRIAEKKGIAVGIGHPYPQTIDALEEYMPKIEKKVEFMKISTAALN, from the coding sequence TTGAGTCAGAAGAAGCGAACGAGAAAAAGACAGTCTACGGCAAAAACCGGCGATAAAAAACGCACGGCAAGACTTACCCACGCAGTTCTGGCTCTGGTTTTCTTTTTCGCCTTTTCGATTTTCGGCCTCAAGTATATCGAAAGATTTTTTGACGGATGGTCACACCGGGAGGCTACGCCTACTGCGACGGATAAGATTGCGGAGAAAGAGCCCCGGCGTCCGGGAGTTGTCCTCATAATAGATGACTTGGGCTATGACAAGGAGTCGATTGACAGAATACTCAGGATCAAACAACCGCTTAACTTAGCCGTGCTTCCGCATCTTTCCCATTCCCTGTACGTTGCACGCGCTGCTTACCGCGGGGGAAAGGACGTGATTCTCCACCTCCCCATGGAACCCAAGTATGCCTCCGGTTATACGGCCGATGACGCTGGAGAAGGAGTTTTGCTGCTCGGCTTCTCGATGGACCAGATGAGGGAGGAGCTAAGAAGAAACATCATGGCCGTCCCCAACATAGTCGGAGTCAACAACCATATGGGCTCTAAGTTCATGGAGAATGAAGAGCCGGTAAAAACAATAATGCGGGAACTGAAGGCTAGGGGTCTTTACTTTGTTGACAGCCTTACGACCCCCAACTCCCGCGGATACAGCGTAGCGAGGCGGCTTGGAGTAAAGGTGCTTAAAAGGGATGTTTTTATTGACCAGAGCGAGCGGGGCAAGGAGTATACTATGCAGCAGCTTGACCGCTTGGTAAGGATTGCTGAGAAAAAAGGCATAGCTGTAGGTATAGGCCATCCCTACCCGCAGACAATAGATGCTCTTGAGGAGTATATGCCCAAGATTGAGAAAAAGGTTGAATTTATGAAAATATCGACAGCCGCTTTGAACTGA
- a CDS encoding sigma-70 family RNA polymerase sigma factor, translated as MNPNDETNGLRSEIDGQDEGEFSESSQSFQNAPSDSRAEDKLKHVKSNDSDQDPIRSYILAIAQHSLLSKEEEVEIARQIEKGKKIIARMIIENPFMMKKVLKLEEEIKEGALGAGYQGEDVEFPADGETYRNSARNFLPIRELFAETEELRKKLDTSTLSNTERAKISKRIRKNNERTVELLDEIDFSSTQANRIYNLAVEYVDRIEGGDCDCMMDGSDDSIGNGSKSEYSEEEIASLKKVLRRFERAKKATKKARKTLIECNLRLVVSIARKYVNRGLPFLDLVQEGNMGLMKAVEKFEHGMGYKFSTCATWWIKQAITRAIADQGSLIRIPVHMTENINRLNKISRSLMQKLGREPRPEEIAEAMDIPLDKVLKIMKVSRDPISLESPIGEDDCRLMDIISDPASTSPLDMLETKELNRIMRNALCTNLSNGEEGVVKMRFGIDEDKEYTLEEIGKKLNVTRERIRQIEVKAIKKLKRFGRALPIRGFNTD; from the coding sequence TTGAATCCAAACGACGAGACTAACGGGTTGAGGAGCGAAATCGACGGGCAGGACGAAGGGGAATTCTCTGAGTCCTCACAGAGTTTTCAAAATGCCCCGTCTGATTCTCGAGCGGAAGACAAGCTCAAACACGTAAAGAGCAATGATTCCGACCAAGACCCTATAAGATCGTACATTCTCGCTATTGCGCAGCACTCCCTCCTTTCCAAGGAGGAAGAGGTTGAGATAGCAAGACAGATTGAAAAAGGCAAAAAAATAATCGCAAGAATGATAATAGAGAACCCCTTCATGATGAAAAAGGTTCTCAAGCTCGAAGAAGAGATAAAAGAAGGGGCACTCGGTGCAGGCTACCAAGGCGAGGACGTAGAATTCCCCGCTGACGGCGAAACATATAGAAATTCCGCGAGGAACTTTCTTCCAATCAGAGAACTTTTTGCTGAGACCGAAGAACTGAGAAAAAAACTTGATACTTCAACTCTTTCAAATACCGAAAGAGCCAAGATCTCTAAACGAATCAGAAAGAATAACGAACGGACCGTAGAACTTCTTGACGAAATCGATTTCTCCTCTACGCAGGCCAACAGGATATACAACCTGGCCGTCGAATATGTGGACAGGATTGAGGGCGGGGATTGTGACTGCATGATGGATGGTTCAGACGATTCGATTGGCAATGGTTCGAAATCTGAATATTCCGAGGAGGAAATCGCTTCTCTTAAAAAGGTGCTTAGAAGGTTTGAAAGAGCAAAGAAGGCTACTAAGAAAGCCAGAAAAACACTTATCGAGTGCAACCTCAGGCTCGTAGTCAGTATAGCGAGAAAATACGTTAACAGAGGGTTGCCGTTTCTCGACCTGGTTCAAGAAGGCAATATGGGGTTGATGAAAGCGGTTGAAAAGTTCGAACATGGAATGGGATACAAATTTTCAACCTGCGCCACATGGTGGATAAAGCAAGCAATTACACGTGCAATAGCCGATCAGGGAAGTCTTATAAGGATTCCCGTTCACATGACCGAAAATATAAACAGGCTGAACAAGATCTCTAGATCCCTGATGCAGAAATTAGGGAGGGAACCCAGGCCGGAAGAGATAGCCGAGGCAATGGACATACCTCTTGATAAGGTCTTGAAGATCATGAAGGTGTCGCGTGACCCGATTTCCCTGGAGTCCCCGATTGGCGAGGACGATTGCAGGCTGATGGATATTATCTCGGACCCGGCTTCCACTTCTCCGCTTGACATGCTCGAAACCAAAGAATTGAACCGGATCATGCGCAACGCGCTCTGCACCAACCTCAGTAACGGGGAGGAAGGAGTCGTTAAAATGCGTTTTGGTATAGATGAGGACAAGGAATACACCCTTGAAGAAATAGGGAAAAAATTGAACGTTACCCGCGAGAGAATAAGGCAGATCGAGGTAAAGGCCATTAAGAAGCTCAAAAGGTTCGGAAGAGCTCTTCCAATACGGGGTTTTAATACTGACTGA
- a CDS encoding phosphoribosylglycinamide formyltransferase, translated as MSKTNVAVFVSGSGTNLQAVIDSGIESANIAVVVCDTLGVMAIERARKHGIPVELVKGRDFESREEFERQIVAKIDRYDIGLVVLAGFMRILTPYFLGRFANRIINIHPSLLPSFPGTNSVRQALDYGVKQTGCTVHFVREEVDAGPIILQAVVPVTEEDTEETLLEKIHAEEYRILPEAIRLFCEGKLTLSGRKVLISL; from the coding sequence ATGTCAAAGACCAACGTTGCCGTGTTTGTTTCCGGAAGCGGAACAAATCTTCAGGCGGTAATAGATTCCGGCATAGAATCCGCAAATATAGCCGTGGTTGTCTGTGATACTCTTGGAGTCATGGCGATTGAGAGGGCTAGGAAACACGGCATTCCCGTGGAGCTCGTAAAAGGCAGGGATTTTGAATCAAGGGAAGAGTTCGAAAGACAGATAGTCGCGAAAATCGACAGATATGACATAGGCCTTGTCGTACTTGCCGGGTTTATGAGGATACTTACTCCTTATTTCTTAGGCCGTTTCGCGAACCGTATCATCAACATTCATCCTTCCCTGCTTCCTTCTTTTCCGGGAACAAATTCAGTAAGACAGGCACTTGACTACGGAGTGAAACAAACGGGTTGCACAGTCCACTTCGTGAGGGAGGAAGTTGACGCGGGTCCCATTATTCTTCAGGCCGTTGTTCCGGTTACGGAGGAAGATACGGAAGAGACTCTGCTTGAGAAAATCCATGCTGAGGAATACAGGATACTGCCTGAAGCCATAAGGCTTTTCTGCGAGGGAAAACTGACTCTCAGTGGAAGAAAAGTCCTGATTTCCTTATGA